CTTGCAAATTTGCTTTTCGCAGGGCTTGGAGGCTTTATCGGAGCTGGATGCAGGTTCTTAGCTGGCGAGCTGCTAAAATTTAGCCACTTCCCACTCGCAACGCTTGGCGTAAATGTGCTTGGCAGCTTCATTATCGGCGTTTTATTTTGCCTAAATTTAAGCCAAAGCGTGAGAGTATTTTTGGTTGTTGGTGTACTTGGTGGCTTTACAACATTTTCAAGCTTTAGCCTTGATAGTGTGAAATTTTTACTAGAAGGCGAACTGATAAAAGGCTTTTTAAATATCTTTTTAAACCTTAGCCTTTGCCTACTTGCAAGCTATCTTGGAATTTTGCTTGGCAAGAGCCTATAAGAGCAAATAATAAAATAGCCTTATTTATCTTTACTCGCTTACCATAGCAGACTGCTAAATTTGGGCTT
This is a stretch of genomic DNA from Campylobacter concisus. It encodes these proteins:
- the crcB gene encoding fluoride efflux transporter CrcB, with the protein product MLANLLFAGLGGFIGAGCRFLAGELLKFSHFPLATLGVNVLGSFIIGVLFCLNLSQSVRVFLVVGVLGGFTTFSSFSLDSVKFLLEGELIKGFLNIFLNLSLCLLASYLGILLGKSL